The Paenalcaligenes faecalis genome has a window encoding:
- a CDS encoding cupin domain-containing protein, protein MSDERYDSYNEDVIGRANVAATPELIKYYKDLEQFEAGALWNVANKIEPWEPKSQSVPVLWRYQDLREYVLRSVDLVTPEQAGRRVIYLNNPGRQDVSASVGWLYSGLQVMHPGEAASAHSHSSSALRFIMEGSGAYTVVDGHKMTLGANDFVLTPNGAWHEHGVSSEGTTCIWQDGLDIPFVNAMEAGFYAVHPDLSQAVTFPVNDATHIWGNPGLKPVLHDWQKPYSPLLKYEWEPTYEALSRYAKVTDGSPFDGIIMDYTNPLTGGPVMATMGASMQMLRPGEHTKAHRHTGSIMYQVAKGHGYSIINGKRFDWRERDIFCVPSWMFHEHVNGSSSDDACLFSFHDLPVMRALNLYYEEALAENGGHQIVTE, encoded by the coding sequence ATGAGTGACGAACGTTACGATAGCTATAACGAAGACGTGATTGGACGTGCTAACGTGGCCGCAACCCCTGAATTGATCAAATACTACAAAGATTTGGAACAATTCGAAGCGGGTGCCCTTTGGAACGTAGCAAACAAAATTGAGCCATGGGAGCCTAAGTCCCAGTCAGTGCCAGTACTGTGGCGTTACCAAGACCTGCGCGAATACGTACTACGCTCCGTAGACTTGGTCACCCCAGAGCAAGCAGGTCGCCGGGTTATTTATTTAAATAACCCAGGTCGACAAGATGTGTCGGCTTCAGTGGGTTGGCTGTATTCTGGTTTACAGGTGATGCACCCAGGCGAAGCGGCCTCTGCCCACTCCCACTCCTCCTCTGCCTTGCGTTTCATCATGGAAGGCTCTGGCGCTTATACCGTCGTAGATGGTCACAAAATGACCTTAGGTGCTAACGACTTTGTGCTAACACCAAATGGTGCTTGGCATGAGCACGGCGTTAGCTCCGAGGGCACCACATGTATTTGGCAAGACGGCTTGGACATTCCTTTTGTCAATGCCATGGAAGCCGGTTTTTACGCGGTTCACCCTGACTTATCTCAGGCAGTGACATTCCCCGTGAATGACGCCACACATATCTGGGGTAACCCTGGATTAAAACCGGTACTACATGACTGGCAAAAACCGTACTCCCCCTTGCTGAAATACGAGTGGGAACCGACCTACGAAGCCTTGTCTCGCTATGCCAAAGTCACTGATGGCAGCCCTTTTGATGGCATCATCATGGATTACACCAATCCGCTCACTGGCGGCCCCGTGATGGCAACCATGGGTGCTAGCATGCAAATGCTGCGCCCCGGTGAACACACCAAAGCGCATCGTCACACCGGTAGCATTATGTACCAAGTGGCAAAAGGTCATGGTTACTCCATCATCAATGGCAAACGTTTTGATTGGCGCGAGCGCGATATCTTCTGCGTACCCTCTTGGATGTTCCACGAACACGTCAATGGGTCCAGCAGCGATGATGCGTGCTTGTTCTCTTTCCACGACTTACCCGTTATGCGTGCACTAAACCTCTACTACGAGGAAGCGCTTGCAGAAAACGGTGGTCACCAAATAGTTACTGAATAA
- a CDS encoding acyl-CoA thioesterase, giving the protein MGSKLYTSEHRIRFSECDPAGIVFYPQYFVLFNDLLEQWIDSMLPEGFSGLIAHNKVGMPTVNLQADFRSISKMGDDVVLSLGVKKIGSRSLQLRLQCVGKDDVLRMEVQQVIVTTSLVTHQAIEIPEYLRTPMQDYLLADEEITA; this is encoded by the coding sequence ATGGGATCAAAGCTGTACACAAGTGAACACCGTATCCGTTTTTCCGAATGCGACCCCGCTGGCATCGTTTTCTACCCACAATACTTTGTATTGTTTAATGACCTCCTAGAGCAATGGATTGACTCCATGCTTCCTGAAGGTTTTAGCGGTTTAATTGCACACAATAAAGTGGGCATGCCTACCGTTAATCTGCAAGCCGATTTCCGCTCTATCAGCAAAATGGGTGATGATGTTGTGCTCAGCCTTGGTGTTAAGAAAATCGGCAGCCGCTCCTTGCAATTACGTTTGCAATGTGTAGGCAAAGATGATGTTTTACGTATGGAAGTGCAACAAGTGATTGTCACAACCTCGCTTGTAACCCACCAAGCCATCGAAATTCCTGAATACCTTCGTACTCCCATGCAAGATTACTTGCTGGCCGACGAAGAAATCACAGCATAA
- a CDS encoding fumarylacetoacetate hydrolase family protein, with protein sequence MRLVTYRSEVAAAARLGAIVGDLVVDLFELGLATGQPLPDNMLDFIDMGPSAVAATTRLLEECADDLPLGVAVPLANVKLLAPIPRPRKNIFGIGLNYVEHVAESSRTLDTSADLPKEPVIFSKPPTTVIGPDDAIEHNKNITQQMDWEVELAVIMGTRAKRVSKEDALKYVFGYSVMIDVSARDCRRAGQWIYSKGQDTYAPFGPVIVTADELPDPHNLDLSLTLNGVTKQSSNTKHMLFNVNDLIADISAGITLEPGDIIASGTPEGVGAGRDPQEWMWPGDVVEAVVEGIGSLRHSIVDVTPKN encoded by the coding sequence ATGCGTCTTGTTACTTACCGCAGCGAAGTTGCTGCCGCTGCCCGCCTAGGTGCTATTGTTGGCGATCTAGTTGTTGATTTATTTGAGCTAGGCCTAGCCACTGGTCAGCCGCTACCTGACAACATGCTCGATTTTATCGACATGGGTCCTTCCGCTGTAGCTGCTACAACCCGTCTACTTGAGGAGTGTGCCGACGACCTACCTTTAGGTGTTGCCGTTCCTTTGGCTAACGTCAAACTATTGGCTCCTATCCCACGCCCACGCAAAAACATTTTCGGTATTGGTTTGAACTACGTAGAGCACGTAGCTGAATCCAGCCGTACCTTGGATACTTCCGCAGACCTACCTAAAGAGCCTGTGATTTTCTCCAAGCCGCCTACCACTGTGATTGGCCCTGATGATGCCATTGAGCACAACAAAAACATCACTCAGCAAATGGACTGGGAAGTTGAGCTTGCTGTCATCATGGGCACTCGTGCTAAACGCGTTAGCAAAGAAGACGCCTTAAAATACGTATTTGGCTACAGCGTTATGATTGACGTTAGCGCACGTGATTGTCGTCGTGCTGGTCAGTGGATTTACTCCAAAGGCCAAGACACTTACGCCCCTTTCGGTCCAGTTATCGTGACTGCGGACGAGCTACCAGATCCACACAACTTGGATCTAAGCCTAACGCTAAACGGCGTGACCAAACAAAGCTCCAACACCAAACACATGCTCTTTAATGTCAATGATCTAATTGCTGACATCAGTGCTGGTATTACACTAGAACCCGGTGACATCATTGCTTCTGGTACACCTGAAGGTGTAGGTGCAGGCCGTGATCCACAAGAATGGATGTGGCCAGGTGATGTTGTTGAAGCTGTTGTTGAAGGTATTGGTTCGCTACGCCACTCCATCGTGGACGTAACACCTAAAAACTAA
- a CDS encoding MarR family winged helix-turn-helix transcriptional regulator, with protein MKQDAATLDEVLEQNQDSGYEGRLSPKDPASLRLWLRLMTCTKQIEDEIRRRLRANFDISLARFDYMAQLYRYPTGLKMGELSRYLMVTGGNVTGLTDELSREGLVSRESSPTDRRAWLLRLTPKGKSTFELMAKQHNQWVAELFEGLDHDTIELVHQHLGQLRVHLLTLIK; from the coding sequence ATGAAGCAAGACGCAGCAACGCTTGACGAGGTACTAGAGCAAAATCAAGACAGTGGTTACGAGGGCCGTTTAAGCCCTAAAGACCCAGCTAGCCTACGCTTGTGGCTACGTTTAATGACTTGTACCAAACAAATCGAGGACGAAATCCGTCGTCGCCTACGGGCTAATTTTGATATTTCATTGGCTCGATTTGACTATATGGCGCAACTGTATCGCTACCCAACAGGCCTAAAAATGGGGGAACTATCCCGCTATTTAATGGTGACGGGTGGCAACGTAACCGGTCTAACCGACGAGCTATCTCGCGAAGGCCTTGTGTCTCGTGAAAGCAGTCCCACCGACCGCCGTGCTTGGCTTCTACGCTTGACCCCTAAAGGCAAAAGTACTTTTGAGTTAATGGCTAAACAACACAACCAATGGGTTGCCGAGCTATTCGAAGGCCTAGATCACGACACCATAGAGCTCGTGCATCAGCATTTAGGACAACTACGTGTGCACTTATTAACCTTAATCAAATAA
- a CDS encoding carbon-nitrogen hydrolase family protein, giving the protein MLELPKFKAAAVQTAPVFLNTDATVDKACRLIHEAADNGAQLVAFPEVFISAYPYWSWVMNPVEASPWFEKLVMSAIEVPGPEIQKIAQVARQREVNVVIGVNERNPNSFATIYNTLVTINHEGRIIGRHRKLVPTWAEKLTWSPGDASSMRVHKTNIGPLGSLACGENTNTLARFSLLAQGEMIHTANYIALPVAPKDYDMAEAIRLRAAAHCFEGKVFTVISCSTVSEEIVDLMSASHPEARELLARKNSAFSGIIGPDGRTVGDPLIDDEGIAYGDIDLSRCIQPRQMHDITGHYNRFDVFNLQVNRRALSAATFVNDNFNVDELNPEPTEFEPRDN; this is encoded by the coding sequence ATGCTTGAATTGCCAAAATTCAAGGCTGCAGCTGTTCAGACCGCGCCGGTGTTTTTAAACACCGACGCGACCGTTGATAAAGCTTGCCGCCTGATTCACGAAGCCGCCGATAATGGTGCCCAACTTGTGGCTTTCCCCGAGGTATTCATCTCAGCCTATCCGTACTGGAGCTGGGTCATGAACCCCGTAGAGGCCAGCCCTTGGTTCGAGAAGCTCGTCATGTCAGCTATCGAAGTCCCCGGCCCAGAAATTCAGAAGATCGCTCAGGTGGCTCGTCAACGCGAAGTTAACGTAGTGATTGGTGTTAACGAACGTAACCCCAATAGCTTCGCTACGATCTACAACACGCTCGTTACCATCAACCACGAAGGCCGTATCATTGGTCGTCACCGTAAGCTCGTGCCTACTTGGGCAGAGAAACTGACGTGGTCTCCTGGTGATGCTTCTTCTATGCGTGTACATAAAACAAACATTGGCCCGCTGGGTTCTTTGGCATGTGGTGAAAACACTAACACCTTAGCGCGTTTCAGCTTGCTTGCTCAGGGTGAGATGATCCATACCGCTAACTACATTGCCCTACCGGTCGCACCCAAAGACTACGACATGGCAGAAGCCATTCGTCTACGCGCCGCCGCACATTGTTTTGAAGGTAAGGTCTTTACTGTCATCTCTTGCTCTACCGTTTCCGAAGAAATCGTAGACCTGATGAGTGCTTCACATCCCGAAGCCCGCGAATTACTTGCCCGTAAAAACAGTGCATTCTCTGGCATCATCGGCCCTGATGGTCGCACCGTAGGCGACCCACTAATTGATGACGAAGGCATTGCTTATGGTGATATTGACTTATCCCGCTGCATTCAGCCTCGCCAAATGCATGACATTACGGGTCACTACAACCGTTTTGATGTATTCAATCTGCAAGTGAACCGTCGTGCTCTAAGCGCAGCTACCTTTGTGAACGACAATTTCAATGTCGATGAGCTCAATCCTGAGCCCACAGAGTTTGAGCCTCGCGATAACTAA
- a CDS encoding bifunctional salicylyl-CoA 5-hydroxylase/oxidoreductase, whose protein sequence is MKIVCIGGGPAGLYFGLLMKLQNPENDIVIVERNRPYDTFGWGVVFSDATMENLRAADPVSAQTIGDAFNHWDDIETHYKGRAIRSKGHGFIGIGRKKLLNILQARCEEVGVELVFETIVEDEVEIARKYNADLVIASDGINSRIRNKYPESFKPDIDERNCRFVWLGTKKVFDAFNFIFVENEHGWFQAHAYRFEDGLSTFIVETPNETWEKAGIENMSQEEGIKYCEELFAPYLDGNELISNASHLRGSAIWIRFPRVICNEWVHWENVDGKKTPFVLMGDAAHTAHFSIGSGTKLALEDAISLAEHLQNDASLEEALEQYGKVRGVGVLRIQNAARNSTEWFENVARYANMAPEQFTYSMLTRSQRISHENLRLRDAEGIEQFERWFANDAGMNLAANQTPPPPMFTPYNLRDMTLKNRIVFAPTLTYSATDGMTNSFHQTHYGARALGGAALVMAEMTAVTADGRVTPGCTGLWNDDQTAAWAQVVKTVQDSGAQMGIQLGHAGRRGSKQVGWEKANKPLASGNWDLISASALAYDADSATPAEMSRAQMDQIRDAFVAATQRADAAGFDCIELQAAQGYLLSSFISPLTNQRNDEFGGSLSNRMKYPLEVFNAMRAVWPENKPMMVRISATDWADGGTTVDEAVEISRLFKAAGADLVDVSSGEVVADQQPIYGRMYQTPFADRIRNEAGIATMAIGSIMEADHANSIIAAGRADLCGLSRGFLANPNWPLHEAAKLGYHDITWPKQYRWGQDWLERNENRPVLKG, encoded by the coding sequence ATGAAAATCGTATGTATTGGTGGAGGCCCAGCTGGCCTATATTTTGGCCTGCTGATGAAATTGCAAAACCCCGAAAACGACATTGTGATCGTAGAGCGTAATCGCCCATACGATACCTTTGGCTGGGGCGTGGTGTTCTCTGACGCCACAATGGAGAACTTGCGAGCCGCTGATCCTGTATCAGCACAAACCATTGGTGATGCATTTAACCACTGGGATGATATCGAGACACACTACAAAGGCCGTGCTATCCGTAGCAAAGGTCATGGGTTTATCGGTATAGGTCGTAAAAAACTATTAAATATTCTACAAGCTCGCTGTGAAGAAGTCGGCGTAGAACTCGTATTTGAAACCATCGTAGAAGACGAAGTCGAAATCGCACGTAAATACAATGCAGATTTAGTCATCGCCTCCGACGGGATCAATAGCCGTATCCGCAACAAATACCCAGAAAGCTTCAAGCCCGATATCGATGAACGCAATTGTCGCTTTGTGTGGTTAGGCACGAAAAAAGTCTTTGATGCCTTTAACTTTATTTTTGTAGAAAATGAGCACGGCTGGTTCCAGGCTCATGCCTACCGCTTCGAAGATGGCCTATCTACGTTCATTGTAGAAACCCCGAACGAAACATGGGAAAAAGCTGGCATTGAAAACATGAGCCAAGAAGAAGGCATTAAGTACTGCGAAGAACTTTTCGCGCCGTACTTGGATGGCAATGAGCTCATCAGCAATGCATCACACCTACGCGGCTCTGCCATCTGGATTCGTTTCCCGCGCGTTATCTGTAACGAATGGGTACATTGGGAAAATGTAGACGGCAAAAAAACGCCATTTGTATTGATGGGTGATGCGGCTCATACCGCACACTTCTCCATTGGATCTGGTACTAAACTGGCTCTAGAAGACGCCATCTCTTTGGCTGAGCATCTACAAAACGATGCCTCCCTAGAAGAAGCCCTAGAGCAATACGGTAAAGTTCGCGGTGTAGGCGTACTACGCATCCAAAATGCAGCACGTAACTCAACCGAATGGTTTGAGAACGTCGCACGTTACGCCAATATGGCCCCAGAGCAATTCACTTACTCTATGTTGACTCGCTCGCAGCGTATCTCCCACGAGAACCTACGCTTACGTGACGCAGAGGGCATCGAGCAATTTGAACGTTGGTTTGCCAATGATGCTGGGATGAACTTGGCGGCAAATCAAACGCCTCCTCCACCCATGTTCACACCGTACAACTTACGTGACATGACGCTTAAAAACCGTATCGTTTTTGCGCCTACCCTTACCTACTCCGCCACCGATGGAATGACCAACTCCTTCCATCAAACACACTATGGCGCTCGCGCTTTAGGTGGTGCTGCCTTGGTTATGGCCGAAATGACAGCCGTTACTGCTGATGGTCGTGTGACCCCTGGTTGTACCGGTCTCTGGAATGACGATCAAACCGCGGCCTGGGCTCAAGTTGTAAAAACAGTACAAGACAGCGGCGCACAGATGGGCATACAGCTAGGTCATGCTGGTCGTCGTGGCTCTAAACAGGTCGGCTGGGAAAAAGCCAACAAACCACTTGCCTCGGGCAACTGGGATCTGATTTCTGCTTCTGCTCTTGCTTATGATGCTGACAGCGCAACACCTGCCGAAATGAGCCGAGCCCAAATGGATCAAATCCGTGACGCATTTGTTGCCGCCACTCAACGTGCTGATGCTGCTGGTTTTGACTGTATCGAACTACAAGCAGCCCAAGGCTACCTACTATCTAGCTTCATTTCACCTCTAACGAATCAGCGTAACGACGAGTTTGGTGGCAGCCTAAGCAATCGCATGAAATACCCCTTAGAGGTCTTTAACGCGATGCGCGCTGTTTGGCCAGAAAACAAACCAATGATGGTTCGTATCTCTGCAACAGATTGGGCAGACGGTGGTACAACCGTAGACGAAGCCGTCGAGATCTCACGTCTATTTAAAGCAGCAGGCGCTGATTTAGTGGATGTGTCCAGTGGCGAGGTTGTGGCCGATCAACAACCTATTTATGGTCGTATGTATCAAACCCCCTTTGCTGATCGTATTCGCAACGAGGCAGGTATTGCCACAATGGCCATCGGCTCCATCATGGAAGCCGACCATGCCAATAGCATTATTGCAGCAGGTCGCGCTGATCTTTGTGGTTTATCTAGAGGCTTTTTAGCCAATCCAAACTGGCCACTACACGAAGCGGCAAAACTGGGTTATCACGACATCACTTGGCCTAAACAGTATCGTTGGGGTCAAGACTGGCTAGAACGCAACGAAAACCGCCCTGTACTAAAAGGTTAA
- a CDS encoding cyclase family protein: MSNALDLMIQALNDKSVKVIDLTHTLNEEFPSLQLPDQFGQTAGFSKQRISKYDDKGPGWYWNNFTCGEHTGTHFDAPAHWVSGSEHTNATVDTVPVENFIRPAVVIDASAEVAKDDNWILTPEYLEAWEEKHGRIPAKSWVFFRTDWSKRLEEKGPEAYVNMHEDGPHTPGPSKEAVEWMIERDVIGFGVETINTDAGKSMSWDLPLPCHTLMHGANRYGLQCMRNLDQLPPTGALIISAPLKIEDGSGSPLRVLAIVNS; encoded by the coding sequence ATGAGCAACGCCCTCGACCTAATGATTCAAGCTTTAAACGATAAAAGCGTAAAGGTCATTGATTTAACACACACCCTAAACGAAGAGTTCCCTTCTTTGCAATTGCCTGATCAGTTTGGTCAAACCGCCGGCTTTAGCAAACAGCGCATCAGTAAATACGACGATAAAGGTCCTGGCTGGTACTGGAACAACTTCACCTGTGGTGAGCACACTGGCACCCACTTTGATGCACCTGCCCACTGGGTATCCGGCAGCGAGCACACTAACGCCACCGTTGATACCGTGCCTGTAGAAAACTTCATTCGCCCTGCCGTAGTGATTGATGCCAGCGCCGAAGTCGCCAAAGACGACAACTGGATTTTGACACCCGAATACCTAGAAGCTTGGGAAGAAAAACACGGTCGCATTCCAGCTAAATCCTGGGTGTTTTTCCGCACTGACTGGTCCAAACGTCTAGAGGAAAAAGGCCCTGAAGCCTACGTCAACATGCACGAAGACGGCCCTCACACTCCTGGCCCATCGAAAGAAGCCGTCGAGTGGATGATCGAACGTGATGTGATCGGTTTTGGTGTAGAAACCATCAACACTGACGCTGGTAAATCCATGTCTTGGGATCTACCTTTGCCTTGTCACACACTCATGCACGGTGCAAACCGCTACGGTCTACAGTGTATGCGCAACCTTGATCAGTTGCCTCCTACTGGTGCATTGATTATCTCTGCCCCACTAAAAATCGAAGATGGCTCTGGTAGCCCATTACGTGTTTTAGCTATCGTAAACAGCTAA